The Punica granatum isolate Tunisia-2019 chromosome 4, ASM765513v2, whole genome shotgun sequence genome has a window encoding:
- the LOC116204806 gene encoding threonylcarbamoyladenosine tRNA methylthiotransferase, giving the protein MEDIEDLVAVGGAPPGFRLPLTAVGVNLKKKKKQSSKLNGSVDSTKLSPSSNNIPGTQTIYVKTFGCSHNQSDSEYMAGQLSAFGYSLTDTPEEADLWLINTCTVKSPSQSAMETLITKGKAAKRPLVVAGCVPQGSRDLKELEGVSIVGVQQIDRVVEVVEETLKGHEVRLLNRKTLPALDLPKVRKNKFIEILPINVGCLGACTYCKTKHARGHLGSYMIDSLVGRVKTVIADGVKEIWLSSEDTGAYGRDIGVNLPMLLKAIVAVLPTDGSTMLRVGMTNPPYILEHLKEIAEVLSHPCVYSFLHVPVQSGSDAILTAMNREYTVGEFRTVVDTLTELVPGMQIATDIICGFPGETDEDFSKTISLIKEYKFAQVHISQFYPRPGTPAARMKKVPSNVVKNRSRELTSIFEAFTPYSGMEGKVERIWITEVATDGIHLVGHTKGYIQVLVVAPDSMLGSSAIVRITSVGRWSVFGEVIETLTQSDAQSSPIKKPSLKGETSPFDSPCGSNSCSREADSCACEGESCGQKVPEEESIASRKDVLLEERSSRYLISWVLKKRRSQVKDRVENGIGLGNVVKQDSRWKGKEWGSVDRALLGGILLSFLTVVAVLVHLGITASARA; this is encoded by the exons ATGGAAGACATTGAAGACTTGGTGGCGGTGGGAGGAGCTCCCCCCGGATTCCGCCTCCCATTGACGGCAGTCGGCGTGAACcttaagaagaagaagaagcagagcaGCAAGCTCAATGGCTCCGTTGATTCTACCAAGCTCTCCCCTTCTTCTAACAACATCCCCGGCACACAG ACGATATACGTCAAGACATTCGGATGCTCTCACAATCAG AGTGACAGTGAATATATGGCGGGTCAGCTTTCGGCATTTGGTTATTCCTTGACCGACACTCCAGAGGAGGCAGACTTATGGTTGATAAATAC GTGCACGGTCAAATCACCAAGTCAGTCTGCCATGGAAACTCTCATAACAAAAGGGAAAGCTGCAAAGAGGCCTTTAGTGGTGGCGGGCTGTGTGCCTCAGGGAAGTCGGGATTTAAAGGAGCTAGAAGGCGTGAGTATAGTTGGTGTCCAACAGATTGACAGGGTTGTTGAGGTTGTTGAAGAAACTCTAAAAGGACACGAGGTGCGGCTTCTAAACCGCAAGACTTTGCCAGCACTTGACCTCCCAAAG GTGAGGAAAAATAAGTTTATCGAGATCCTCCCAATAAATGTCGGATGCTTAGGTGCTTGCACATATTGCAAGACAAAGCATGCACGTGGTCATCTTGGGAGTTACATGATCGACAGTCTT GTAGGACGTGTAAAAACTGTCATTGCCGATGGAGTCAAAGAGATATGGTTAAGCAGTGAAGACACTGGAGCATATG GTCGTGACATTGGTGTTAATCTTCCAATGTTACTGAAAGCCATCGTTGCGGTACTTCCAACTGATGGAAGCACGATGCTTCGGGTTGGGATGACCAATCCACCTTATATTCTCGAGCATTTGAAAGAGATAGCAGAGGTTCTGAGTCATCCCTGCGTCTACTCATTTCTCCATGTGCCAGTCCAGTCTGGTAGTGATGCAATTTTGACT GCAATGAATCGAGAGTACACTGTGGGCGAGTTTAGGACTGTTGTGGATACCTTAACCGAACTTGTGCCTGGAATGCAGATTGCAACCGATATAATCTGTGGATTTCCTG GTGAAACTGATGAAGATTTTTCGAAAACCATTAGCCTGATTAAGGAATACAAGTTTGCTCAGGTTCACATCTCACAGTTCTACCCTCGGCCAG GGACACCTGCTGCAAGGATGAAAAAGGTGCCTAGTAATGTCGTGAAGAATCGGAGCCGCGAACTGACTTCCATTTTTGAAGCTTTCACACCTTACTCTGGAATGGAGGGCAAAGTTGAAAGAATATGGATAACTGAAGTTGCAACAGATGGAATTCATTTG GTTGGCCATACAAAAGGTTACATTCAAGTACTCGTGGTTGCTCCTGACAGTATGCTCGGTAGTTCTGCCATTGTTAGGATAACATCAGTGGGAAGGTGGTCCGTTTTTGGGGAAGTGATTGAGACTTTGACCCAGTCAGACGCACAGAGTTCCCCAATCAAGAAACCATCATTGAAGGGTGAAACTTCTCCCTTCGACAGTCCCTGTGGTTCCAATTCGTGTTCAAGGGAGGCAGACTCCTGTGCCTGTGAAGGAGAAAGTTGTGGACAGAAGGTACCAGAAGAAGAAAGTATTGCTTCGAGAAAGGATGTATTATTGGAGGAGAGAAGCAGCAGATATCTGATCAGTTGGGTTTTGAAGAAGCGGAGGAGCCAAGTGAAAGACCGGGTCGAGAATGGAATTGGTTTGGGCAATGTTGTAAAGCAGGATTCACGCTGGAAAGGGAAGGAATGGGGTAGCGTTGATAGGGCTCTTTTGGGTGGTATTCTATTGAGTTTCTTAACCGTTGTAGCTGTACTAGTTCATCTTGGAATTACGGCTTCTGCACGAGCTTAG